A single genomic interval of Candidatus Zixiibacteriota bacterium harbors:
- a CDS encoding tetratricopeptide repeat protein: MLYQLVIWGGLLALLAGCAATAVREEIVQVSAERSGLQAVVTPTRSPLEDIDQRAYQNFVNGLLLEGEGDLPGAAESFRLAWKYCPSSAVIGTTYAQALVHLRQFPQALQVLERVTPKTAEMLALAAFCYRQTGDSERAKETYLEMVSLDSTKNVGYMYLASYYRQHQNADSLLWALKNLARTLPENHDVQNELARAYVAKGDFDSARDAFRRSMELQPVGRNAETIMNLADLFERSGQPDSVKALFEDAIRKDPHNAIWHRELARRYLVNDSIARALPYLWSGARLSPQDFSAQRQLAIVLISTDSLAVADSILTSIVSAGDPDPATHFYLGRIGAIQQNYPRARDEFRLVTERAPLLPEGWLSLGFAYRRLGQPEAEIETYQNGLLHMREEKDAVQLYFSLGAAYEQAGMVDSAVAAFETILEHNPEHGPSLNYLGYTLADRGLRLEYARDLLSRAVKLEPNNAAYLDSYGWVFYRLGAYDEAIHYLQAAAALDSDPVIYDHLGDALQAIGETDQAREWWKKALERQPDNEAIKQKLSR, from the coding sequence TTGCTATACCAGCTTGTGATATGGGGTGGGCTTTTGGCGCTGCTGGCCGGATGCGCGGCCACCGCTGTCCGTGAGGAAATTGTTCAGGTGAGCGCCGAGCGCTCGGGTCTGCAGGCGGTAGTCACTCCGACCCGATCGCCGCTTGAAGATATCGATCAGCGTGCCTACCAGAATTTCGTCAACGGGCTGCTGTTGGAGGGGGAGGGCGACCTGCCCGGCGCGGCGGAAAGCTTCCGCCTCGCCTGGAAATATTGCCCCTCGTCAGCGGTAATCGGTACCACGTACGCCCAGGCGCTTGTGCATCTGAGACAGTTTCCGCAGGCGCTGCAGGTTCTCGAACGTGTAACCCCCAAGACTGCCGAAATGCTGGCGCTCGCTGCCTTCTGCTACCGTCAGACCGGCGATAGCGAGCGCGCCAAGGAAACCTACCTCGAAATGGTAAGCTTGGACTCGACCAAGAACGTGGGTTACATGTACCTGGCGTCATACTATCGCCAGCATCAGAACGCGGACTCGTTGCTGTGGGCGCTGAAGAACCTGGCGCGCACGCTTCCGGAGAACCATGATGTCCAGAACGAACTCGCCCGCGCCTACGTAGCCAAGGGCGATTTCGATTCGGCCCGTGACGCATTCCGCCGCTCAATGGAGCTGCAGCCGGTCGGGCGCAATGCCGAGACGATCATGAACCTGGCCGATCTGTTCGAGCGCAGCGGGCAGCCGGATTCTGTCAAGGCTCTGTTCGAGGACGCCATCCGGAAAGACCCCCACAATGCAATCTGGCATCGCGAACTCGCCCGGCGGTACCTTGTCAATGATTCGATCGCCCGGGCGCTGCCATATCTGTGGTCGGGCGCCCGGCTGAGTCCGCAGGACTTCTCGGCCCAGCGGCAATTGGCTATCGTGCTCATTTCGACGGATTCTCTGGCTGTTGCTGACTCGATTCTGACTTCAATTGTTTCAGCGGGTGATCCCGATCCGGCCACTCATTTCTACCTGGGTCGAATAGGTGCAATCCAGCAGAACTACCCTCGGGCGCGCGACGAATTTCGCCTCGTGACGGAAAGGGCGCCGCTGCTGCCGGAAGGCTGGTTGTCCCTCGGATTTGCGTATCGCCGTCTCGGCCAACCTGAGGCCGAGATTGAAACCTATCAAAACGGTCTCCTGCACATGCGCGAGGAGAAAGACGCGGTTCAGTTGTACTTCTCGCTCGGCGCCGCGTATGAGCAGGCCGGGATGGTCGACTCGGCAGTAGCCGCATTTGAGACAATTCTGGAGCACAACCCCGAACATGGCCCCTCTCTGAACTATCTCGGATATACTCTGGCGGATCGCGGCCTCCGTTTGGAGTACGCTCGTGATCTCTTGTCGCGAGCGGTGAAACTGGAGCCGAACAACGCCGCGTATCTGGACAGCTACGGCTGGGTTTTCTATCGGCTGGGAGCGTATGACGAGGCAATCCATTACCTGCAGGCCGCCGCCGCGCTTGACAGCGACCCGGTTATATACGATCATCTTGGCGACGCTCTTCAAGCGATCGGTGAAACTGACCAGGCCCGCGAATGGTGGAAGAAAGCTCTCGAACGGCAGCCCGACAACGAAGCCATCAAACAGAAACTGAGCCGTTGA
- a CDS encoding Ig-like domain-containing protein produces MSYSRVKPIRPVHLFSVITFVAAAILLACAEVAPPPGGEVDRTGPQLIESYPAAGALGVEVGYQIRLTFSETIVKPEQGGAVYISPRPAQPPQIKWEKDRVVINLAEGFLSNQTYVVSISTAISDLRRNRLDSAVTLAFSTGQSIDSGVVTGSVATAENKPAAGWTVALFDQGTLGDYHLIDSVYPDYLTTVSGAGQFRLQYLPDRSFDLIAFEDKNRDELFNPAAESFALPDREIAVGVDVRLDRLHLVGTDYDSLAPAILSATATKDRLLRVRLNRKIDPAYMLSHLGETIMSSLANTAGPALACEGIAESGVELTDIVTAYFPGLADGAYRLSLTYRDGMPPLTRDSVLIKLQSDDVLPEIVSFRPGDRPVFVNQVEVSLAFSEPVARDKIGDQTFTLWEGEATLSLRQTWDDPFRLRLDPERLNAGSKYRLDVTEFDIRDLSGNALGDSLRSYNFATLDDDSVGSISGRIVVALPDKNRQTARLSFAEVESKREFPLKVEASQTPGVQSESRDFAINVPPGMYLLSGYLDSNGDGKLTPGSIRPYHLAETVAILTDTITVRARFETAEIELKFE; encoded by the coding sequence TTGAGCTATTCCCGCGTCAAGCCGATCCGCCCGGTCCATCTTTTCTCAGTAATCACATTTGTGGCAGCAGCGATCCTCTTGGCATGTGCCGAGGTCGCTCCGCCGCCGGGGGGAGAGGTCGATCGCACCGGCCCGCAGCTTATTGAGTCGTACCCGGCCGCCGGGGCGCTCGGAGTCGAGGTCGGATACCAGATCAGGCTTACGTTTTCCGAGACCATCGTCAAGCCGGAGCAGGGAGGCGCGGTGTACATATCGCCCCGCCCGGCGCAACCGCCGCAGATAAAATGGGAAAAGGACCGGGTAGTTATAAACCTGGCAGAGGGCTTTCTTTCGAACCAGACGTATGTTGTTTCAATCAGCACCGCGATCAGCGATCTCAGGCGCAATCGCTTGGATAGCGCCGTGACGCTCGCTTTTTCTACGGGCCAGAGCATTGACAGCGGAGTGGTGACCGGAAGTGTGGCAACCGCTGAAAACAAACCGGCAGCGGGTTGGACGGTTGCGCTTTTCGACCAGGGCACGCTGGGAGATTACCACCTGATTGATTCTGTGTATCCCGATTATCTCACCACCGTAAGTGGAGCAGGACAGTTTCGCTTGCAGTATCTTCCGGACCGCAGCTTTGATTTGATTGCATTCGAGGACAAGAACCGCGACGAGCTATTTAACCCGGCGGCTGAGTCATTTGCACTACCGGATCGCGAGATTGCTGTCGGTGTTGACGTGCGGTTGGACCGGCTTCACTTGGTTGGAACCGACTACGATTCACTGGCGCCGGCGATTCTATCGGCCACGGCCACCAAAGATCGGCTGCTCCGAGTGAGGTTGAACCGCAAGATCGATCCTGCCTACATGCTGTCGCATCTTGGGGAAACCATTATGAGCAGTCTCGCCAACACGGCCGGTCCAGCTTTGGCTTGTGAGGGCATCGCCGAGTCCGGGGTTGAACTGACCGACATCGTCACAGCGTATTTTCCCGGTCTTGCGGACGGGGCCTATCGACTGTCGCTTACTTACCGCGATGGTATGCCGCCGCTTACACGGGATTCGGTGCTCATTAAGCTGCAATCAGACGACGTACTTCCTGAGATAGTCTCGTTCCGACCCGGGGACAGGCCCGTGTTCGTCAACCAGGTCGAGGTTTCACTGGCCTTTTCGGAGCCGGTCGCCCGTGATAAGATCGGCGATCAGACTTTCACGCTCTGGGAAGGGGAAGCGACCCTATCACTCAGACAGACGTGGGACGATCCGTTTCGTCTGAGACTGGATCCCGAGCGCCTCAACGCGGGCAGCAAATATCGACTCGATGTCACGGAATTTGATATTCGCGACCTCAGCGGCAACGCGCTCGGGGACTCGCTCAGGTCATATAATTTTGCGACCCTGGATGATGACTCGGTCGGTTCAATTTCCGGTCGCATCGTTGTAGCGCTGCCGGACAAGAATAGACAGACGGCGAGATTGTCGTTCGCCGAGGTCGAATCCAAACGCGAGTTCCCGCTGAAAGTGGAGGCCTCGCAGACACCTGGGGTGCAATCAGAGAGCCGGGACTTTGCGATAAATGTCCCACCGGGGATGTACCTCCTGAGCGGCTATCTCGATTCAAATGGCGATGGCAAGTTGACGCCCGGCTCAATTCGGCCGTATCACCTCGCTGAAACGGTGGCGATTCTCACGGATACGATAACGGTCCGCGCGCGGTTTGAGACGGCCGAGATTGAGTTGAAATTCGAGTAG
- a CDS encoding OmpA family protein — protein MRASIILIVPAFLILAGCGVNKDYVAEQIAASEAKTTSQIQAAQEKSDADIAKFQQLAQQLEAKADLAINKASGFENYQVIWSGEINFAFDSYDIDGIAGSILNEAGTKLEQIPHALIEITGHTDKTGSASYNLVLGEKRANAAKRYLADKFGISLYRMFINSFGEQKPVAMPDERNASSRNRRVMLSIWGLPQ, from the coding sequence ATGAGAGCTTCAATCATTCTTATCGTTCCGGCTTTTCTGATCTTAGCCGGCTGCGGCGTAAACAAGGATTACGTGGCGGAGCAGATAGCGGCGTCCGAGGCCAAAACCACAAGCCAAATCCAGGCCGCGCAGGAGAAATCCGATGCCGACATAGCCAAGTTTCAACAACTCGCCCAGCAACTCGAGGCCAAGGCCGATCTTGCCATCAACAAGGCCTCCGGATTTGAGAACTACCAGGTGATCTGGTCGGGTGAGATTAATTTCGCCTTCGACAGCTACGATATCGACGGGATTGCCGGATCGATTCTCAACGAGGCCGGGACCAAACTCGAACAGATACCCCACGCCCTGATCGAAATCACCGGCCACACCGACAAGACCGGTTCGGCCTCCTACAACCTGGTGTTGGGCGAAAAACGGGCTAATGCCGCCAAGCGATACCTGGCTGACAAGTTCGGCATATCGCTGTACCGCATGTTCATCAACTCGTTCGGCGAGCAGAAACCGGTGGCGATGCCCGACGAGCGGAATGCATCGTCCAGGAATCGCCGGGTGATGCTTTCGATTTGGGGTTTGCCTCAGTAA
- a CDS encoding carbohydrate ABC transporter permease translates to MVTRGYPVAAMGRYALLVFAAVVMLFPLAWMFRVAFMLPGDSLGLGALAAASWTVQNFRDLFTQAGLGRALFNSVLVGTVVTLGNIAFCFMAAYGLARYRLITHKLLFGAVLIVLMIPAHIVIIPLYLICLKAGIYDSYWALILPWLVNPIGIFLVKQYIDSMPVAMEEAARVDGAGELRIIFGVVMPLCKPALAVLAIQVFFTNWNSFLFPFILTSRESLRTLPVALAMYQGHQAIDWPHLMAGSSVAVLPILIVFLFTQRHIVSGITAGAIKQ, encoded by the coding sequence ATGGTAACCCGCGGATATCCTGTGGCAGCGATGGGGCGATACGCCTTGCTCGTTTTCGCAGCGGTTGTCATGCTTTTCCCTCTTGCCTGGATGTTCCGAGTGGCTTTTATGCTGCCCGGCGACAGTCTCGGTCTTGGCGCCCTGGCCGCGGCGTCCTGGACAGTCCAGAATTTCCGTGACTTGTTCACGCAGGCGGGTCTCGGGCGGGCGCTTTTCAATTCGGTTCTCGTGGGTACCGTAGTGACACTGGGCAACATCGCCTTCTGCTTCATGGCGGCCTACGGACTGGCGCGTTATCGCCTTATCACGCACAAGCTGCTTTTCGGCGCGGTACTGATCGTACTTATGATCCCCGCCCACATCGTGATAATTCCCCTCTATCTAATCTGTTTGAAGGCGGGCATTTACGACTCTTACTGGGCCCTGATTCTCCCCTGGCTGGTGAATCCAATCGGGATCTTTCTTGTAAAACAGTACATCGATTCGATGCCGGTAGCGATGGAGGAAGCGGCGCGAGTCGACGGCGCCGGCGAACTGCGGATTATCTTCGGTGTCGTTATGCCGCTGTGCAAGCCGGCCCTGGCGGTGCTGGCGATACAGGTATTTTTCACGAACTGGAACTCGTTTCTGTTCCCGTTCATTCTGACCTCGCGCGAGTCGCTGCGAACGCTGCCGGTGGCGCTGGCCATGTACCAGGGCCACCAGGCGATCGACTGGCCCCACCTGATGGCCGGTTCCAGTGTCGCCGTGCTGCCGATTCTTATCGTGTTTCTGTTTACGCAGCGCCATATTGTTTCCGGCATTACGGCCGGCGCGATAAAACAGTGA
- a CDS encoding sugar ABC transporter permease, giving the protein MRARYAGLVLSSPWTVTFALFWAFPVLYSLAMSFTDYGLLSGASNWIGLPNYQELFADPDFLGALKNTFVFVLGTIPVTTVLALAMALLVNRQFRGRAFFRSAFFLPSITSMVVIALVFTNLLSRGGYIALLAEMAGFSPPEHGFLYSDSTALYAIMAMDVWMSVGYYMLIFLAGLKSIPDELYEAAEIAGAGPVRTFFSVTLPLLRPVALFVIVINSIKSFQVFVEIFVMTKGKFDTSTGVYFIYEQGLTTAFRLGYASAAAYVLFVIIGLFSIPQFLLMRRRSTAW; this is encoded by the coding sequence ATGCGCGCCCGTTACGCCGGCCTCGTCCTGTCCTCTCCGTGGACAGTCACATTCGCTCTCTTCTGGGCGTTCCCGGTATTGTACTCCCTGGCGATGAGTTTTACCGACTACGGCTTGCTGTCCGGCGCATCCAACTGGATAGGCCTTCCCAACTATCAGGAACTGTTTGCCGATCCTGATTTTCTCGGTGCTCTGAAGAACACGTTCGTCTTCGTACTGGGGACGATTCCTGTCACCACCGTGCTCGCCCTGGCCATGGCGCTCCTGGTCAACCGGCAGTTCCGGGGACGGGCCTTCTTTCGCTCGGCGTTCTTCCTGCCGTCGATTACATCGATGGTCGTCATCGCGCTGGTTTTCACGAATCTTCTCTCGCGCGGAGGTTACATCGCCCTACTGGCAGAGATGGCCGGGTTTTCACCTCCCGAGCACGGCTTCTTGTACAGCGACTCGACAGCCCTGTACGCGATTATGGCCATGGACGTGTGGATGTCGGTCGGCTACTACATGCTGATCTTTCTGGCCGGTCTCAAGAGCATTCCGGACGAGCTATACGAGGCGGCGGAAATCGCCGGAGCCGGACCGGTCCGAACTTTCTTCTCGGTCACGCTCCCGCTTCTCAGGCCGGTGGCTCTGTTCGTAATCGTAATCAACTCCATCAAGTCGTTCCAGGTGTTCGTGGAGATCTTCGTGATGACCAAAGGTAAGTTTGATACCTCGACCGGCGTCTATTTCATCTACGAACAGGGTCTCACTACAGCCTTCCGTCTCGGTTATGCCTCGGCGGCGGCTTACGTGTTATTTGTGATAATCGGTCTGTTTTCAATCCCCCAGTTTCTTCTCATGCGCAGGAGATCGACCGCATGGTAA
- a CDS encoding extracellular solute-binding protein, protein MRLILSLCLVLVLWRTPCPAAQATIGWWQFWTDPEIKPTINAIVAEFQRQNPDIEVIVTDLTWANGHEKIAIAFASGSAPDVVELGSDWIAQFAASGHLADLTDSVTPRLEEYHGWSMATYQGRIYAQPWILGTRVLFLNRQLLSKAGYNKDFLPVSWAQLEEAARKVKSLPIGVYGWGSNTAEKHRLYKKFMPFFWSSGAHVLSDDGRYCVVSAQSAVDALKFYKRLHDCCGYVADQRGIEEAFLEGKVGMIISGDWLLKRIELEKREIDFATSMIPGPDPAVNLSRPSAPMLRSTPYPGRSFGGGEFLAINAASANKDAALKLIQFVASPENQVSFCKANRSANPSSLQAQLDRYFQDNLYLQTFIKQLNLSEHPPVDPDWVYMEAEIEKAVEEVLFHDSLPGQTLYRLQKSITELRRK, encoded by the coding sequence ATGCGCCTGATTTTGTCACTTTGCCTTGTCCTTGTTCTGTGGCGGACGCCGTGTCCCGCCGCTCAAGCTACTATTGGGTGGTGGCAGTTCTGGACCGATCCGGAAATCAAGCCGACCATAAACGCAATCGTCGCCGAGTTTCAGCGACAGAACCCGGACATCGAAGTAATCGTGACTGATCTCACCTGGGCCAACGGCCATGAAAAGATCGCCATTGCGTTTGCGTCGGGCTCGGCCCCGGACGTGGTTGAACTTGGTTCCGACTGGATCGCGCAGTTCGCGGCCTCCGGGCACCTGGCCGACCTGACCGATTCGGTAACTCCGAGACTGGAGGAGTATCATGGCTGGTCGATGGCCACATACCAGGGACGCATTTATGCCCAACCGTGGATACTGGGAACACGAGTGCTCTTCCTGAACCGACAATTGTTGTCCAAAGCCGGCTACAACAAGGACTTTCTACCGGTCTCCTGGGCACAACTGGAAGAAGCAGCCAGAAAAGTCAAGTCGCTCCCCATTGGAGTGTACGGCTGGGGCTCGAATACGGCTGAAAAACACCGCCTCTACAAAAAGTTCATGCCGTTTTTTTGGTCATCGGGCGCTCACGTGCTTTCTGACGATGGCCGCTACTGCGTGGTCTCGGCGCAGTCTGCGGTCGACGCTCTCAAGTTCTACAAGCGCCTGCATGATTGCTGCGGCTATGTTGCCGATCAGCGGGGTATCGAGGAAGCCTTCCTCGAGGGCAAGGTCGGGATGATCATATCCGGAGACTGGCTGCTGAAGAGAATTGAATTGGAAAAGCGCGAAATTGACTTTGCCACCTCCATGATCCCCGGCCCCGATCCGGCCGTAAACCTCAGTCGACCGTCGGCGCCGATGCTCAGGAGCACACCGTATCCGGGAAGGTCGTTCGGGGGCGGTGAGTTTCTTGCGATCAACGCTGCCTCCGCGAACAAAGACGCCGCCTTGAAACTGATACAATTCGTCGCCTCGCCGGAGAACCAGGTGAGCTTCTGTAAGGCCAATCGCTCGGCGAATCCGTCGAGCTTGCAGGCGCAACTGGACCGGTACTTCCAGGACAACCTGTACCTGCAGACTTTTATCAAACAGCTAAATCTCTCTGAGCATCCGCCGGTCGACCCGGATTGGGTGTACATGGAAGCTGAGATCGAGAAAGCGGTCGAGGAAGTGCTGTTTCACGACTCGCTTCCCGGACAGACCCTCTACCGACTCCAAAAGTCCATCACCGAACTGCGCCGAAAATAA
- a CDS encoding DUF6754 domain-containing protein: MTIASALMLWAFSEGLWIDLAKVPVLVGTCICVIVVLYTTYHRKSRLEYHIREIQGLKAIEEAIGRATEMARPLLFTPGWGGDIQRPTTIASMNILGHVAETTARYDCPLIYPTHDPVIMSVAQEVIKESYARAGYSDRVRPDNITYVSSSQFGYAAAVDGLISRLEPASVFLLGTFEAESLILAETGNSVGAIQIAGTDSTIQLAFFIVACDYTLIGEELFAASGYLSDDQTIKASVRAQDMLKIAIAALLIVAVVWVTVDPLSTWWRFE, from the coding sequence GTGACAATTGCTAGTGCACTCATGCTGTGGGCATTCTCCGAAGGGCTTTGGATCGACCTCGCCAAAGTGCCGGTATTGGTGGGCACCTGTATATGTGTTATAGTCGTTCTTTATACCACTTACCACCGCAAGAGCCGGCTGGAGTATCACATCAGGGAAATCCAGGGGCTCAAGGCGATCGAGGAGGCGATTGGCCGCGCCACCGAAATGGCCCGCCCCCTGCTGTTCACGCCCGGCTGGGGGGGCGATATCCAGCGACCAACCACGATTGCCTCGATGAATATCCTCGGTCACGTGGCGGAGACCACCGCCCGCTACGACTGTCCGCTGATATATCCCACCCATGATCCGGTAATCATGTCGGTGGCCCAGGAAGTAATCAAAGAGAGCTACGCCCGTGCCGGATACTCCGATCGCGTTCGCCCGGACAATATCACCTACGTATCGTCGTCGCAATTCGGCTACGCCGCCGCAGTCGATGGCCTGATCAGCCGCCTTGAACCGGCATCGGTTTTCCTGCTCGGCACTTTCGAGGCCGAGTCTTTGATTCTGGCCGAAACCGGGAATTCGGTTGGGGCGATTCAAATCGCCGGCACCGACTCGACCATTCAACTGGCGTTTTTTATCGTTGCCTGTGACTATACTCTGATAGGGGAGGAGTTGTTTGCGGCGTCCGGATATCTTTCGGACGACCAGACAATCAAAGCATCAGTCAGGGCGCAGGACATGCTCAAGATCGCGATTGCAGCGCTCCTGATTGTCGCAGTTGTCTGGGTTACGGTTGATCCTCTTTCGACTTGGTGGAGATTCGAATGA
- a CDS encoding DUF72 domain-containing protein, with protein MKRNIPQTASVNIRVGTSGYSFEDWRGCFYPPDIDKGKMLDFYAGRFSTVEINSTYYRIPHPRVFENMVRKTSEDFDFMVKTPQSFTHRRNELGKDRQAFADALKPLAESGRLSGLLAQFPYSFKFTPQNLDHLSICRDAVAPHPLFTEFRHISWVNRATYDRLKAEGIGYVCVDEPELPGLLKPDCFATTDFAYIRLHGRNAEQWWDGGALRYDYSYSEEELQYWRDKVNKIAAKVRSTYVFFNNCHMGQAVNNAAQFAAMLRHVE; from the coding sequence GTGAAGCGGAACATTCCGCAGACGGCTTCAGTGAATATCAGAGTCGGAACATCGGGTTACAGTTTCGAGGACTGGCGCGGCTGTTTCTACCCGCCGGACATCGACAAAGGCAAGATGCTGGATTTCTACGCCGGCCGATTCAGCACGGTCGAGATTAACAGCACCTACTACCGCATCCCGCATCCGCGAGTGTTCGAGAATATGGTGCGCAAGACATCCGAGGACTTCGATTTCATGGTTAAAACGCCGCAGTCGTTCACGCACCGCCGCAATGAACTGGGCAAAGACCGTCAGGCTTTCGCCGATGCCCTCAAGCCGCTGGCGGAGTCGGGACGGCTGTCAGGACTGCTTGCGCAGTTCCCGTACTCATTTAAGTTCACTCCGCAGAACCTGGATCATCTCAGTATCTGCCGCGACGCGGTCGCGCCGCACCCGCTCTTTACCGAGTTTCGCCACATCAGCTGGGTGAACCGGGCGACATATGATCGCCTGAAAGCTGAAGGGATAGGGTATGTCTGTGTCGACGAGCCGGAGCTGCCCGGCCTTCTGAAGCCGGACTGCTTTGCCACTACGGACTTCGCCTATATCCGCCTGCACGGGCGCAACGCCGAGCAGTGGTGGGACGGAGGCGCGCTGCGTTATGACTATTCTTACTCTGAGGAGGAGCTGCAATACTGGCGCGACAAAGTGAATAAGATCGCCGCCAAGGTTCGATCCACGTACGTGTTCTTCAACAACTGCCACATGGGGCAGGCGGTCAACAATGCGGCACAGTTCGCAGCGATGCTGAGACACGTTGAATGA
- a CDS encoding ATP-binding cassette domain-containing protein yields MYLRLEGITKRYDGKTAVENLSMEVPRGCIYGMIGPNGAGKTTTIRMVMDVIAPDSGRILIDGKVPDGSFRDRVGYLPEERGLYKKMTLREVMTYLAELKGYPRGKINRSVGPWLERMGLREYELKKVEELSKGMAQKLQFITTILHEPEMVIFDEIFSGLDPLNIELVKDALLELKRQGKTILFSTHVMEQAEKLCDYICMISRGHKVLDGRIGDVKARFGRNTLQMSFEGDGSFIRGLPGVDDVIEFNNYVEVRLSAKTQAHDILQAVVGRIKVSRFEVVAPSLYDIFIDQVKVDSSELASQPGGQHV; encoded by the coding sequence ATGTATTTAAGGCTGGAAGGCATCACCAAACGGTACGACGGCAAGACCGCTGTGGAGAATCTTTCCATGGAAGTGCCAAGGGGCTGCATCTACGGCATGATTGGTCCCAATGGCGCCGGCAAGACGACCACGATCCGTATGGTTATGGACGTAATCGCGCCCGATTCCGGGCGGATACTCATTGATGGGAAAGTGCCGGACGGTTCGTTTCGAGATCGGGTTGGCTATTTGCCGGAAGAGCGTGGCCTTTATAAGAAGATGACCCTTCGCGAGGTGATGACCTACCTGGCCGAACTCAAAGGCTATCCGCGAGGCAAGATAAACCGGTCGGTTGGACCGTGGCTCGAGCGGATGGGACTCAGGGAGTACGAACTCAAAAAGGTCGAGGAGCTTTCGAAGGGAATGGCCCAAAAGCTCCAGTTCATTACCACGATTCTGCATGAGCCGGAGATGGTCATCTTTGACGAGATCTTCTCCGGACTTGATCCGCTGAATATCGAATTGGTGAAGGACGCTCTTCTGGAATTGAAGCGCCAGGGCAAGACGATACTGTTCTCCACCCACGTGATGGAGCAGGCCGAGAAGCTGTGCGACTATATCTGCATGATCTCACGCGGACACAAGGTTCTCGATGGGCGTATCGGTGATGTGAAGGCGAGGTTTGGACGGAACACTCTGCAGATGTCATTCGAGGGTGACGGCAGCTTCATTCGCGGTCTGCCCGGTGTCGATGACGTGATCGAGTTCAACAACTATGTAGAGGTTCGCCTGTCGGCTAAAACGCAGGCTCACGATATCCTTCAGGCTGTGGTGGGCCGGATCAAAGTGAGCAGGTTCGAGGTGGTGGCGCCGTCGCTGTACGACATCTTCATAGACCAGGTCAAGGTCGACTCGTCTGAGCTGGCCAGTCAACCGGGGGGACAGCATGTCTAA
- a CDS encoding ABC transporter permease produces the protein MSKFLVILRREYAQLVKKKSFLIMTLLTPGIMVAFMFLPAFFMQQGSDRVESFAVIDRDGHGLGQQLADAMESYLLADSVTQAYRRDSVVEISAEDAELYNQNYERLVQRIRERKLQYLMVLNRDAYLADSALLLVTNSDNIRTLNRLESQVSKVLAKQRVEISRLNIPVDSVMALTRTVDLPRRDTKGEVVSTEAKFITGTVLMMLIYMLILIDGQAMMQSVIDEKSGRIMEVLVSSATPFQIMAGKIVGTGLAALTQVGIWILGAVLLMAYSASSGTQLDSSITRSVFNPATVVCFACFLVLGYLLFSTIFAFIGSLVNSTKEAQPLIMPVIMILFVPAMMIGFAVLESPDAGWLRVVSFFPTYTPLVMMMRVSVVAPTVDGNPLLSPIMGEAVLSMIGMVLALFIAVWITSRVFRVGILMYGKRPTLPEIVRWVRHG, from the coding sequence ATGTCTAAGTTTCTGGTCATCTTGCGCCGGGAATACGCACAACTGGTCAAGAAGAAGTCCTTCCTGATAATGACGCTCCTGACACCGGGTATCATGGTGGCGTTCATGTTCCTGCCGGCGTTTTTCATGCAGCAGGGATCGGACCGGGTAGAATCGTTTGCGGTGATCGACCGTGACGGCCACGGCCTGGGACAGCAGTTGGCCGACGCCATGGAATCGTACCTGCTGGCCGATTCTGTAACCCAAGCCTATCGGCGTGACAGCGTGGTGGAGATCAGCGCCGAAGATGCAGAGCTGTACAATCAGAACTACGAGCGATTGGTACAGCGCATCCGTGAGCGCAAGCTTCAGTATCTCATGGTGCTGAACCGCGACGCATATCTGGCTGATTCTGCCCTGTTGCTCGTAACCAATTCGGACAACATCCGCACCCTCAATCGTCTGGAATCTCAGGTGAGCAAGGTGCTGGCCAAGCAGCGGGTCGAGATCAGCCGCCTCAACATTCCGGTAGATTCTGTGATGGCGCTAACGCGCACTGTCGATCTACCGAGGCGCGATACGAAAGGCGAGGTGGTCAGCACCGAGGCCAAGTTTATCACCGGCACGGTCTTGATGATGCTGATCTATATGCTGATCCTGATCGACGGCCAGGCCATGATGCAGTCGGTGATCGACGAGAAATCTGGGCGGATTATGGAAGTGCTGGTGTCATCGGCAACACCGTTCCAAATCATGGCCGGGAAGATAGTCGGCACCGGGCTGGCGGCGCTGACCCAGGTGGGCATCTGGATACTGGGCGCGGTCCTGCTGATGGCCTATTCGGCGTCATCCGGCACTCAACTCGACAGCTCCATTACGCGGAGCGTATTCAATCCCGCGACCGTGGTCTGTTTCGCCTGCTTCCTGGTGCTCGGTTACCTGCTGTTCTCGACCATATTTGCTTTTATCGGCTCGCTGGTTAACAGCACAAAAGAGGCGCAGCCTCTAATCATGCCGGTCATCATGATCTTGTTCGTGCCGGCGATGATGATCGGCTTTGCCGTGCTCGAATCGCCCGATGCCGGGTGGCTTCGTGTTGTCTCGTTCTTCCCGACCTATACGCCGCTCGTAATGATGATGCGGGTATCGGTGGTAGCGCCGACCGTCGACGGCAACCCGCTGCTTTCACCCATTATGGGCGAGGCGGTGTTGAGCATGATCGGCATGGTGCTGGCGCTGTTCATAGCGGTCTGGATTACGTCGCGAGTGTTCCGCGTGGGCATATTAATGTACGGCAAGCGCCCGACCCTGCCGGAAATTGTCAGGTGGGTCAGGCACGGATAG